A region of Campylobacter armoricus DNA encodes the following proteins:
- a CDS encoding undecaprenyl-diphosphate phosphatase encodes MNLDYYYALILGIIEGLTEFLPISSTGHMILGAEILGLNIDDFWRSFFIIIQLGSILAVIFIFKDKLTQKFDIWLKLAIGFLPAGGVGFIAYKFLKEIFNGYTVATMLIIGGIIFIIIELKHRKKDYAIHSLDEVSYKQAFLIGLTQALAIIPGTSRSGASIIGGLLLGLDRKVASEFSFLLAIPTMIIATAYSIYKEPQVLSNMNNFIPLAIGFVTAFVVAFVVIKIFLKLISKINFIPFGIYRIILGFVFLYLVMSGMLDISRTSV; translated from the coding sequence ATGAATTTAGATTATTATTATGCTTTGATTTTGGGAATTATTGAAGGTTTAACGGAATTTTTACCTATCTCATCAACAGGACATATGATATTAGGGGCTGAAATTTTAGGTTTAAATATAGATGATTTTTGGAGAAGTTTTTTTATCATTATTCAGCTTGGTTCTATACTAGCGGTAATTTTTATTTTCAAAGATAAACTTACTCAAAAATTTGATATTTGGTTAAAACTTGCTATAGGTTTCTTACCTGCAGGCGGAGTAGGTTTTATAGCGTATAAATTTTTAAAAGAGATTTTTAATGGCTATACTGTGGCTACTATGTTAATCATTGGTGGGATTATTTTTATTATTATAGAGTTAAAGCATAGAAAAAAAGATTATGCTATACATTCTTTAGATGAAGTAAGCTATAAACAAGCTTTTTTGATAGGTTTAACTCAAGCTCTTGCTATCATACCAGGAACTTCAAGAAGTGGAGCAAGTATTATAGGGGGATTGTTGCTTGGACTTGATCGTAAAGTGGCTTCTGAATTTTCATTTTTACTTGCAATTCCTACTATGATTATAGCAACAGCTTATAGTATTTATAAAGAGCCGCAAGTTTTAAGCAATATGAATAATTTCATTCCTTTAGCTATAGGTTTTGTAACAGCTTTTGTGGTAGCTTTTGTGGTGATAAAAATATTCTTGAAATTAATTAGTAAGATAAATTTCATACCTTTTGGAATTTATAGGATAATTTTAGGTTTTGTATTTTTATATCTTGTTATGAGTGGAATGTTAGATATATCAAGAACAAGTGTTTGA
- a CDS encoding DNA adenine methylase, with protein sequence MEENPYFLKEQIITYLGNKRSLLEFLNQGFKFAQNELKKDKFSFCDVFSGSGVVSRFVKPYASFIMANDLEDYSKIINECYLSNQNEQFLQELQKYYDFLISDLKLKKGFISKLYAPNDDESIKKEERVFYTLKNAMYLDTMRQNISKLPCDMQKYFIAPLIYEASVHANTSGVFKGFYKDKNGVGKFGGNGANALSRIKGDIALKMPVFSNFTCEYEVFQKDANILAKELDSFDVAYLDPPYNQHPYGSNYFMLNLIANYKKPKEISKISGIPKDWNRSAFNKEKKAEEALFDLINDLKAKIILLSYNCEGFVKKENFTKRLQSLGECFVLEQKYNTFRASRNLSKRSMHIQEQLYVLKKY encoded by the coding sequence ATAGAAGAAAATCCATATTTTTTAAAAGAGCAAATCATAACTTATCTTGGTAATAAAAGATCTTTGCTTGAGTTTTTAAACCAAGGCTTTAAATTCGCACAAAATGAGCTTAAAAAAGACAAATTTAGTTTTTGTGATGTATTTAGTGGCTCTGGAGTAGTTTCGCGTTTTGTAAAGCCTTATGCGAGTTTTATCATGGCAAATGATTTGGAAGATTATTCTAAAATTATTAATGAGTGTTATTTGAGTAATCAAAACGAGCAATTTTTACAAGAATTACAAAAATACTATGATTTTTTAATTTCTGATTTAAAACTCAAAAAAGGCTTTATTAGCAAGCTCTATGCTCCTAATGATGATGAGAGCATTAAAAAAGAAGAAAGGGTATTTTATACACTTAAAAATGCGATGTATTTAGATACCATGAGACAAAATATCTCAAAATTACCTTGTGATATGCAAAAATATTTTATCGCACCACTCATTTATGAAGCAAGCGTGCATGCAAATACTAGTGGAGTTTTTAAAGGTTTTTATAAAGATAAAAACGGAGTGGGAAAATTTGGAGGAAATGGGGCAAATGCGCTTAGTCGTATAAAAGGTGATATAGCTTTGAAAATGCCTGTTTTTTCAAATTTTACTTGTGAGTATGAAGTTTTTCAAAAAGACGCAAATATTTTAGCTAAAGAGCTTGATAGCTTTGATGTAGCGTATTTAGACCCACCGTATAACCAACACCCTTACGGCTCAAATTATTTTATGTTAAATTTGATTGCTAATTATAAAAAACCAAAAGAAATTTCAAAAATTTCTGGCATACCAAAAGACTGGAACCGCAGTGCTTTTAATAAAGAAAAAAAAGCTGAAGAAGCTTTATTTGATTTAATAAATGATTTAAAAGCTAAGATTATTTTGCTTTCTTATAATTGCGAGGGTTTTGTAAAAAAAGAAAATTTCACAAAAAGACTTCAAAGTCTTGGAGAATGCTTTGTGCTTGAACAAAAATACAATACTTTTAGAGCTAGTAGAAACCTCTCTAAACGCTCCATGCATATACAAGAGCAACTTTATGTGTTAAAAAAATACTAA
- a CDS encoding OPT family oligopeptide transporter, translating into MHTKNSLPELTLRGIVLGSILTIIFTASNVYLGLKVGLTFSTSIPAVVIAMAVLKIFKDSNILENNMVQTQVSAAGTLSAVIFVIPGLFMCGYWFEFPLWLTFMLCLCGGGLGVLFTIPLRRAMVVESKLAYPEGRAAAEILKVANKDQADKKGKVGLKEITLGVALASIISLFSSGFKLLSSGSSFAFIWQKMAFGFSMGYSVALLGAGYLVGIAGGVALLVGMVLAWMVFVPYFSAKESFDASLSALDIANQIWAQKVRLIGTGAIAIAALWTLIELSKPVYDGMKNMLRKTSMHISQDPKDMDLSLKAMLGLFVLMCIGLFISFYVFVADSNLASGYQILFALVGTLVAIFIGFFVASACGYMAGLVGSSSSPISGIGLIGIMISSLIILLLGYQVDLFSDPLMSKFAIAFAIFTTSVILATAAISNDNLQDLKTGYLVGATPWKQQVSLIIGCVFGALAIAPVLNLLYQAYGFVGALPREGMDEANALAAPQANLMSTIAQGIFNANIDWSYIIVGAFVGVGIIIIDRLLRKKNMSLPPLAVGIGIYLPPAVNMPLFIGGLLAYLIKKRLEQRYARNVHKKELIQEHEQKGTLFASGLIVGESIFGVLIAGLTVLSISKGGGEDPLAIASAFKDDGIIGFVVFVAIMLIFARRVLKK; encoded by the coding sequence ATGCATACAAAAAACTCTTTGCCGGAGCTTACGCTTAGGGGTATAGTACTAGGAAGTATTTTAACGATTATTTTTACCGCCTCAAATGTTTATTTGGGGCTTAAAGTAGGTCTTACTTTTTCTACCTCTATTCCTGCTGTTGTGATTGCAATGGCTGTTTTAAAAATTTTTAAAGACTCTAATATTTTAGAAAATAATATGGTGCAAACTCAAGTTTCAGCAGCAGGCACGCTTTCAGCTGTGATTTTTGTTATACCTGGTCTTTTTATGTGTGGATATTGGTTTGAATTTCCACTATGGCTTACTTTTATGCTTTGTCTTTGTGGTGGTGGTTTAGGTGTGCTTTTTACCATACCTTTGCGTAGAGCTATGGTAGTAGAGAGTAAATTAGCCTATCCTGAAGGAAGGGCTGCTGCTGAAATTTTAAAAGTAGCTAATAAAGATCAAGCTGATAAAAAAGGAAAAGTAGGGCTAAAAGAAATTACCCTTGGTGTTGCACTAGCTTCTATCATAAGTCTTTTTTCAAGTGGTTTTAAACTACTTTCAAGTGGAAGTAGTTTTGCATTCATTTGGCAAAAAATGGCTTTTGGTTTTTCTATGGGATATTCGGTAGCACTTTTGGGTGCAGGATACTTAGTAGGTATAGCCGGAGGTGTTGCATTGCTTGTGGGTATGGTGCTTGCTTGGATGGTTTTTGTACCATATTTTTCTGCTAAAGAAAGTTTTGATGCGAGTTTAAGTGCTCTTGATATAGCCAATCAAATTTGGGCTCAAAAAGTGCGTTTAATAGGAACTGGTGCCATTGCTATAGCAGCATTATGGACTTTAATAGAACTTTCAAAGCCAGTTTATGATGGTATGAAAAATATGCTTAGAAAAACTTCTATGCATATTTCACAAGATCCTAAGGATATGGATTTATCACTAAAAGCTATGCTAGGTTTATTTGTGCTTATGTGTATAGGTTTATTTATCTCATTTTATGTTTTTGTGGCTGATTCAAATTTAGCAAGTGGTTATCAGATTCTTTTTGCTTTAGTGGGAACTTTAGTGGCTATTTTCATAGGCTTTTTTGTAGCTTCTGCTTGTGGCTATATGGCAGGTTTAGTAGGTTCTTCATCATCTCCTATCTCAGGCATAGGACTTATAGGGATTATGATTTCTTCTTTGATTATTTTACTTTTAGGTTATCAAGTAGATTTATTTAGTGATCCTTTGATGTCTAAATTTGCTATTGCTTTTGCTATATTTACTACTAGTGTTATTTTAGCAACTGCTGCTATTTCTAATGATAATTTGCAAGATTTAAAAACGGGTTATTTGGTGGGTGCAACTCCTTGGAAACAACAGGTTTCTTTGATTATAGGTTGTGTATTTGGAGCTTTAGCTATAGCACCTGTGTTAAATTTGTTATATCAAGCTTATGGTTTTGTGGGTGCTTTACCAAGAGAAGGGATGGATGAGGCAAATGCACTTGCTGCGCCACAAGCAAATTTAATGAGTACCATAGCTCAAGGTATTTTTAATGCTAATATTGATTGGAGTTATATTATAGTAGGTGCTTTTGTGGGCGTTGGTATAATCATCATTGATCGTTTATTAAGAAAGAAAAATATGTCTTTACCACCTTTAGCTGTGGGTATAGGTATATATTTACCACCTGCTGTTAATATGCCTTTATTTATAGGTGGGTTATTAGCATATTTAATCAAAAAGCGTTTAGAGCAAAGATATGCTAGAAATGTTCATAAAAAAGAACTCATTCAAGAGCATGAGCAAAAAGGAACCTTGTTTGCCTCTGGTTTGATAGTGGGTGAGAGTATATTTGGGGTATTAATAGCTGGTTTAACCGTGCTTTCTATTAGCAAGGGCGGAGGTGAAGATCCTCTTGCTATAGCAAGTGCATTTAAAGATGATGGAATTATAGGTTTTGTGGTATTTGTAGCAATTATGCTAATTTTTGCAAGAAGAGTGCTTAAAAAATGA
- the purB gene encoding adenylosuccinate lyase: MVERYSREIMAKKWNMQAKYDAWLKVELAAVKAWNKLGLIKDEDCEKIVKNAKFDIARIDEIEKTTKHDVIAFLTSVSESLGEESRFVHYAMTSSDCIDTAVALQIKDSLELILQDLDQVLIAIKTRAYEHKNTLMVGRSHGIHGEPITFGLVLAIWYDSLVHAKDLITHAKEVISYGKISGAMGNFAHAPLEFEEEVCKNLDLKPAPVSNQVIQRDRYAQVISALAILASSCEQIAVAIRHFQRTEVYEAEEYFSQGQKGSSAMPHKRNPVLSENITGLCRMIRAYVTPALENVALWHERDISHSSVERFVLPDAFITTDFMLSRLCGVIEKLLVYPENMMKNLNLTGGLVFSQRVLLELPFKGISREEAYKIVQRNAMKVWADLQNGKPALNEKGESLFLLALLSDEDLKKSLSEIDIRNCFDYNYYTKNVDKIFARTFK, translated from the coding sequence ATGGTTGAAAGATATAGTAGAGAAATTATGGCTAAAAAATGGAATATGCAAGCAAAATATGATGCATGGCTAAAAGTAGAATTAGCTGCTGTGAAAGCATGGAATAAGTTAGGTCTTATTAAAGATGAAGATTGTGAAAAAATTGTAAAAAATGCTAAATTTGATATAGCAAGAATAGATGAGATAGAAAAAACTACTAAGCATGATGTGATAGCTTTTTTAACAAGTGTTAGTGAAAGCTTAGGTGAAGAAAGTCGTTTTGTGCATTATGCAATGACAAGTTCAGATTGTATTGATACTGCAGTTGCTTTGCAGATTAAAGATAGTTTAGAACTAATTTTGCAAGATTTAGATCAAGTTTTGATAGCAATTAAAACAAGAGCTTATGAGCATAAAAACACTTTAATGGTAGGAAGAAGTCATGGAATTCATGGAGAGCCTATAACTTTTGGTTTAGTTTTGGCTATTTGGTATGATTCGCTAGTTCATGCAAAAGATTTAATCACTCATGCAAAAGAAGTAATTAGCTATGGAAAAATCAGCGGTGCTATGGGAAATTTCGCTCATGCGCCACTTGAATTTGAAGAAGAAGTTTGTAAAAACTTAGATCTTAAACCAGCACCAGTTTCAAACCAAGTCATACAAAGAGATCGTTACGCACAAGTTATTTCAGCTTTAGCTATTTTAGCTTCAAGTTGTGAGCAAATTGCTGTTGCGATCCGCCATTTTCAAAGAACAGAGGTGTATGAGGCTGAAGAGTATTTTTCTCAAGGACAAAAAGGAAGCTCAGCTATGCCTCACAAGAGAAATCCTGTTTTGAGTGAAAATATCACAGGGCTTTGTAGAATGATAAGAGCTTATGTAACACCTGCTTTGGAAAATGTAGCTTTATGGCATGAAAGAGATATATCGCATTCTAGTGTAGAAAGATTTGTATTGCCCGATGCTTTTATCACGACTGATTTTATGCTTTCAAGATTATGCGGTGTGATAGAAAAACTTTTGGTATATCCAGAAAATATGATGAAAAATTTAAATTTAACCGGTGGGCTTGTATTTTCCCAAAGAGTGTTGCTTGAGCTTCCATTTAAGGGTATAAGCAGGGAAGAAGCTTACAAGATCGTTCAAAGAAATGCTATGAAAGTTTGGGCTGATTTACAAAATGGCAAACCTGCGTTAAATGAAAAAGGTGAGAGTTTGTTTTTACTAGCTTTATTATCAGATGAGGATTTGAAAAAATCTCTAAGTGAAATAGATATTAGAAATTGCTTTGATTATAACTACTATACAAAAAATGTAGATAAAATTTTTGCAAGAACATTCAAATAA
- a CDS encoding ribonucleoside-diphosphate reductase subunit alpha, translating to MKVLKRNGRTEELNISKIKKYTTDAVADLENVSQSELEVDAKIQFRDGITTEEIQQTLIKTAVDKIDIDRPNWTFVAARLFLYDLYKKVSGYNGYKHLREYLEKGEKEGRILIGLKEKYDLDDLNAYIKPERDLQFTYLGIKTLYDRYLIKDSKGIPIELPQQMFMAIAMFLAQNELDSQTWAKKFYDLISTFEVMLATPTLSNARTTRHQLSSCYIGSTPDNIEGIFDSYQEMALLSKFGGGIGWDWSKVRAMGGSIDGHKNAAGGIIPFLKITNDIAVAVDQLGTRKGAIAVYIEPWHMDINDFLDLRKNSGEERRRAHELFPALWINDLFMKRVRANSKWTLFDPADTSSLCDLYGEEFERKYEEFEKDENIIKEIVDAKELWKKILLSYFETGMPFLCFKDSANKTNPNSHVGLIRSSNLCTEIFQNTDPNYYQVKIIFDDKTELYLDEDEELTIDGGYKKLAKKVSTLDSINGKKVYIVEKYKNEGKTAVCNLASINLSKINTKEDIQRVVPTAIRMLDNVIDLNFYPHVKVKNTNLKSRAIGLGVMGEAQMLAQAQIYWGSNEHFEKIDHIMEMISYEAIQASSNLALEKGSYPDFEGSNWSKGIVPIDVANENAKKLTASDGLFDQSECDWEKLREKLKRDGMRNGYLMAIAPTSSISILVGTTQTIEPVYKRKWFEQNLSGMIPSVVPNLSADTWQYYTPAYELDQRILVKAAAIRGKWIDQGQSLNIFVSLDKASGGYLNEIYQLAWELGVKSTYYLRSESPDSQKVNDDIVDRTIECEGCQ from the coding sequence GTGAAAGTATTAAAAAGAAATGGTAGAACTGAAGAGCTGAATATTTCTAAGATTAAAAAATATACCACTGACGCGGTAGCAGATTTAGAAAATGTCAGCCAAAGCGAGCTTGAAGTAGATGCTAAAATTCAATTTCGTGATGGCATAACAACAGAAGAAATCCAACAAACTCTTATAAAAACAGCAGTAGATAAGATAGATATTGATAGACCTAATTGGACCTTTGTTGCTGCTAGATTGTTTTTATATGATTTGTATAAAAAAGTAAGTGGTTATAATGGCTATAAGCATTTAAGAGAATATCTTGAAAAAGGCGAAAAAGAAGGTAGAATTTTAATCGGTTTAAAAGAAAAATATGATTTAGATGATCTTAATGCCTATATAAAACCAGAGCGTGATTTGCAATTTACTTATCTTGGTATAAAAACTTTATATGATAGATATTTGATTAAAGATTCTAAAGGTATACCTATAGAATTACCACAACAAATGTTTATGGCTATTGCGATGTTTTTAGCACAAAATGAGTTGGATTCTCAAACTTGGGCTAAGAAATTTTATGATTTAATCTCAACTTTTGAAGTAATGCTTGCTACCCCAACCCTTTCAAATGCAAGAACTACAAGACACCAATTAAGCTCATGTTATATAGGAAGCACACCTGATAATATAGAAGGGATTTTTGATTCTTATCAAGAAATGGCACTTTTATCTAAATTTGGTGGTGGTATAGGCTGGGACTGGTCTAAGGTGCGTGCTATGGGTGGAAGTATAGATGGACATAAAAACGCAGCAGGTGGGATTATACCTTTCTTAAAAATTACCAATGATATAGCAGTAGCAGTAGATCAACTTGGTACTAGAAAAGGTGCAATTGCTGTTTATATCGAGCCTTGGCATATGGATATAAATGACTTTTTGGATTTGCGTAAAAATTCAGGAGAAGAAAGAAGAAGAGCACATGAGCTTTTCCCTGCATTATGGATAAATGATTTATTTATGAAAAGAGTAAGAGCAAATAGCAAATGGACGCTTTTTGATCCAGCTGATACTTCTAGTTTGTGTGATTTATATGGTGAAGAATTTGAAAGAAAATATGAAGAATTTGAAAAAGATGAAAATATAATCAAAGAAATTGTTGATGCAAAAGAACTTTGGAAAAAAATACTACTTTCTTATTTTGAAACAGGTATGCCATTTTTATGTTTTAAAGATAGTGCTAATAAAACTAATCCAAATTCGCATGTAGGACTTATAAGAAGCTCAAATTTATGTACAGAAATTTTTCAAAATACAGATCCAAATTATTATCAAGTTAAAATAATATTTGATGATAAAACAGAACTTTATTTAGATGAAGATGAAGAACTTACCATAGATGGTGGCTATAAAAAGCTTGCTAAAAAAGTTTCTACTTTAGATAGTATTAATGGTAAAAAAGTTTATATAGTAGAAAAATATAAAAACGAAGGCAAAACAGCAGTTTGTAATTTAGCTAGTATTAATCTAAGCAAAATTAATACAAAAGAAGATATTCAAAGAGTAGTGCCAACAGCAATAAGAATGCTTGATAATGTGATTGATTTAAATTTTTACCCTCATGTCAAAGTTAAAAATACTAATTTAAAATCTCGTGCTATAGGACTTGGTGTAATGGGTGAAGCACAAATGCTAGCTCAGGCTCAAATTTATTGGGGTTCTAATGAACATTTTGAAAAAATAGATCATATTATGGAAATGATTAGTTATGAAGCAATACAGGCTAGTTCAAATTTAGCTTTAGAGAAAGGTTCTTATCCTGATTTTGAAGGATCAAATTGGAGTAAGGGTATAGTACCAATTGATGTGGCAAATGAAAACGCTAAAAAGCTTACCGCAAGTGATGGGTTATTTGATCAAAGTGAGTGTGATTGGGAAAAATTAAGAGAAAAACTAAAAAGAGATGGTATGAGGAATGGTTATTTAATGGCTATAGCACCAACTTCTTCTATTTCTATTTTAGTAGGAACAACTCAAACTATAGAACCAGTTTATAAGAGAAAGTGGTTTGAACAAAATTTAAGTGGTATGATACCAAGTGTTGTGCCAAATTTAAGTGCTGACACTTGGCAATACTACACCCCTGCTTATGAGCTTGATCAAAGGATTTTAGTCAAAGCAGCAGCAATTCGTGGCAAATGGATTGATCAAGGTCAATCTTTAAATATTTTTGTATCACTTGATAAAGCAAGTGGTGGATATTTAAATGAAATTTATCAACTTGCATGGGAGTTAGGTGTTAAATCAACTTACTATTTAAGAAGTGAAAGTCCAGATAGTCAAAAAGTCAATGATGATATAGTCGATAGAACTATAGAATGTGAAGGTTGCCAATAA
- the thrS gene encoding threonine--tRNA ligase, with the protein MTKDIIAYVNNETLIDTQSFNNDTNLTPVYFDNSKQSLEVIRHSCAHLMAQAIKSLYPEAKFFVGPVIEDGFYYDFRVDSKISEEDLNKIEKKMKELAEAKLDITKYELSKTEVKEKFANDDLKQEVLLRIPDGKVSIYKQGEFEDLCRGPHVPNTKYLRFFKLTRVAGAYLGGDEKREMLTRIYGTAFADKESLNEYLKIIEEAKKRDHRKLGNEMKLFAFDDEIGGGLPIWLSNGAKLRSKLEHLLYKAHRLRGYEPVRGPELLKADAWKISGHYANYKENMYFTQIDEQEYGIKPMNCVGHIKIYQSDVRSYRDLPLKFFEYGVVHRHEKSGVLHGLFRVREFTQDDAHIFCMPSQIKEQVLEILSFVDTLMKAFEFDYEMEISTRPAKAIGDDEIWDIAIKALKEALDEQGLKYGIDEGGGAFYGPKIDIKITDALKRKWQCGTIQVDFNLPSRFKLEYTDADNEKKQPVMLHRAILGSFERFIGILVEHCAGELPFFIAPTQVAIVPISQNHHGYAKEIARKLLELGIDSEIYSKNESLNKKIRTAEKAHVPMILVLGDEEVANKSVALRDRRAKEQKTLTLDEFITITKEKLSEVRF; encoded by the coding sequence ATGACAAAAGATATAATTGCATATGTAAATAATGAGACTTTAATAGATACTCAAAGTTTCAATAATGATACAAATTTAACTCCTGTTTATTTTGATAACTCTAAACAAAGTTTAGAAGTTATTCGCCATTCTTGTGCCCATTTAATGGCTCAAGCGATTAAGAGTTTGTATCCAGAGGCTAAATTTTTCGTAGGACCTGTGATAGAAGATGGATTTTACTATGATTTTAGGGTTGATAGTAAGATTTCAGAAGAAGATTTAAATAAAATAGAAAAGAAAATGAAAGAACTAGCAGAAGCAAAGCTAGATATTACAAAATACGAACTTTCAAAGACTGAAGTTAAAGAAAAATTTGCTAATGATGATTTAAAACAAGAAGTTTTATTAAGAATTCCTGATGGAAAAGTAAGTATTTATAAGCAAGGTGAATTTGAAGATTTATGCCGTGGACCTCATGTGCCAAATACAAAATATTTAAGATTTTTTAAACTTACTCGTGTAGCTGGAGCGTATTTAGGTGGTGATGAAAAAAGGGAAATGCTCACAAGAATTTATGGTACAGCGTTTGCGGATAAAGAAAGTTTAAATGAATACTTAAAAATCATAGAAGAAGCTAAAAAAAGAGATCATAGAAAACTTGGTAATGAAATGAAGCTTTTTGCTTTTGATGATGAGATAGGTGGAGGGCTTCCTATATGGCTCAGTAATGGCGCAAAACTAAGAAGTAAGTTAGAGCATTTATTATATAAAGCACATAGATTAAGAGGCTATGAGCCTGTGCGTGGGCCTGAGCTTTTAAAAGCTGATGCGTGGAAAATTAGTGGTCATTATGCAAACTATAAAGAAAATATGTATTTTACGCAAATTGATGAGCAAGAATATGGTATTAAGCCGATGAATTGTGTAGGGCATATTAAAATTTATCAAAGTGATGTTAGAAGTTATCGTGATTTGCCTTTGAAATTTTTTGAATATGGCGTGGTGCATCGCCATGAAAAAAGCGGGGTTTTGCACGGACTTTTTAGAGTAAGAGAATTTACTCAAGATGATGCACATATTTTTTGTATGCCAAGTCAAATAAAAGAACAAGTTTTAGAAATTTTAAGCTTTGTTGATACTTTGATGAAAGCTTTTGAGTTTGATTATGAAATGGAAATTTCAACACGTCCAGCAAAAGCAATAGGTGATGATGAGATTTGGGATATAGCTATAAAGGCTTTAAAAGAGGCTTTAGATGAACAAGGTTTAAAATATGGCATTGATGAGGGTGGTGGAGCTTTTTATGGCCCAAAAATCGATATAAAAATTACTGATGCTTTAAAAAGAAAATGGCAGTGTGGAACTATACAAGTAGATTTTAACCTACCAAGTCGTTTTAAACTCGAATACACAGATGCAGACAATGAGAAAAAACAACCTGTAATGCTTCACCGTGCTATTTTAGGTTCTTTTGAAAGATTTATAGGAATTTTAGTAGAACATTGTGCAGGTGAATTACCATTTTTCATAGCTCCAACTCAAGTGGCTATAGTGCCAATTTCGCAAAATCATCATGGTTATGCAAAAGAAATAGCAAGAAAACTTTTGGAGCTTGGCATTGATAGTGAAATTTATAGTAAAAATGAAAGTTTAAATAAAAAAATCCGCACTGCTGAAAAAGCACATGTGCCTATGATACTTGTATTGGGTGATGAAGAAGTGGCAAACAAAAGTGTGGCTTTAAGAGATAGAAGAGCAAAAGAACAAAAAACATTAACTTTAGATGAATTTATAACCATAACAAAGGAGAAATTAAGTGAGGTACGCTTTTGA
- the infC gene encoding translation initiation factor IF-3 → MSKEKEVLLNEEIQADEIRCIGDDGKVYGIISSDEALDIANRLGLDLVMIAPEAKPPVCKIMDYGKFRYQQEKKQKEAKKKQKVIDIKEIKLSVKIAQNDINYKVKHASEFLEQGKHVKFRVFLKGREMGSPEAGTALLEKIWQMVEDIADRDKEPLLEGRYVNMLVTPKKKK, encoded by the coding sequence TTGAGTAAAGAAAAAGAAGTATTGCTAAATGAAGAAATTCAAGCAGATGAGATTAGATGTATAGGTGATGATGGCAAGGTTTATGGCATTATTAGTAGTGATGAAGCGCTAGATATAGCAAATAGATTAGGACTTGATTTGGTGATGATAGCTCCTGAAGCCAAACCACCTGTATGCAAGATAATGGATTATGGAAAATTCCGTTATCAGCAAGAAAAGAAACAAAAAGAAGCAAAGAAAAAACAAAAAGTGATTGATATAAAAGAAATCAAGCTTTCTGTGAAAATTGCTCAAAATGATATTAACTATAAAGTTAAACATGCAAGTGAGTTTTTAGAACAAGGTAAACATGTAAAATTTAGAGTGTTTTTAAAAGGTCGTGAAATGGGCTCTCCTGAAGCTGGAACGGCTTTGCTTGAAAAAATTTGGCAAATGGTAGAAGACATAGCAGATAGAGATAAAGAGCCTTTGCTTGAAGGACGCTATGTAAATATGCTAGTAACTCCTAAAAAGAAAAAATAA
- a CDS encoding RluA family pseudouridine synthase translates to MPYIKIKLSNNGKKAFRLLMDELKISMSQAQKIIDKKRLFCDGKLVEEKNQFLNGLVELITYENNPKGLEVVFENDDFAVVEKPSGILTHPNGRNCIYSICDEIWHLWGEKACVAHRLDKETSGLLLIAKHKNTQIELKTMFEKRLIQKKYIALVKGKTKKEFAVDKKMDLAKNYDTIKTRMQICENGKEALTQFHTLEYFENLDASLVLAKPLTGRQHQIRLHLFHVKHKILGDPLYGLEKTQIEQILDGKMSELERIQITGAKRLLLHSFSLEFTYKNQKFLIQSQKNIKDDFISDIGNQKCIKNII, encoded by the coding sequence TTGCCTTATATAAAAATAAAACTATCAAATAATGGAAAAAAGGCTTTTAGATTGCTTATGGACGAATTAAAAATCTCTATGAGTCAAGCTCAAAAAATTATTGACAAAAAACGCCTTTTCTGCGATGGAAAACTAGTAGAAGAAAAAAATCAATTTTTAAACGGCCTAGTGGAATTAATAACATATGAAAACAATCCTAAAGGATTGGAAGTAGTTTTTGAAAATGATGATTTTGCAGTTGTAGAAAAACCAAGTGGAATACTAACTCATCCTAATGGGCGAAATTGCATTTATAGTATTTGTGATGAAATTTGGCATTTATGGGGCGAAAAAGCTTGTGTGGCCCACAGGTTAGATAAAGAAACAAGCGGACTTTTACTCATAGCCAAACACAAAAATACGCAAATTGAACTTAAAACTATGTTTGAAAAACGACTTATACAAAAAAAATACATTGCATTAGTAAAAGGAAAAACCAAAAAGGAATTTGCAGTAGATAAAAAAATGGATTTAGCTAAAAATTATGATACAATCAAAACTAGAATGCAAATTTGTGAAAACGGCAAAGAGGCTTTAACGCAATTTCACACTTTAGAATATTTTGAAAATTTAGATGCTAGCTTAGTTTTAGCTAAGCCTCTAACAGGAAGACAACACCAAATAAGATTACATTTGTTTCATGTGAAACATAAAATTTTGGGCGATCCTTTGTATGGTTTAGAAAAAACACAGATAGAGCAAATACTTGATGGAAAAATGAGTGAGCTTGAAAGAATTCAAATTACAGGTGCTAAAAGATTGCTTTTACACTCTTTTAGCTTAGAATTTACATATAAAAATCAAAAATTTTTGATACAATCTCAAAAAAACATAAAAGATGACTTTATATCAGATATAGGAAATCAAAAATGTATAAAAAATATAATCTAA